A part of Halictus rubicundus isolate RS-2024b chromosome 4, iyHalRubi1_principal, whole genome shotgun sequence genomic DNA contains:
- the LOC143353589 gene encoding uncharacterized protein LOC143353589, whose translation MARYSSESDSDHNSRYRKRRSRRSRSSSSDSSDSSPHRRRSSKHSRTKRRHGSHSRSRGRDREHSQKSYKSSRNSNSKGRERHRYRSKSRSLDRSKRKVRSISREKSSSCSSSSQSTVKPNVAEKSKNVVVIKDDFPIEPRFKEGVLDEINSEGFTPKQFSSSNTKERKFKNIVIDITADTIQVPAVADIPCGSESIFHSSIMLDQEARFDKWVKKLYTLRQKAIADLIHSNIT comes from the exons ATGGCAAGGTATTCTAGTGAATCGGATTCAGATCATAACAGTAGATATCGAAAAAGACGTAGTCGAAGATCTAG ATCATCTAGTTCCGATTCCAGTGATTCTTCACCGCATAGGAGAAGATCATCTAAACATTCGAGAACAAAGCGTAGACATGGTTCCCATTCCAGAAGCAGAGGAAGAGATAGAGAGCACAGTCAAAAGAGTTACAAAAGCTCCAGGAATAGTAATTCGAAAGGCAGAGAAAGACATAGGTATCGTTCTAAATCACGATCATTAGATCGCTCAAAAAGAAAAGTAAGATCCATATCAAGAGAAAAGTCGAGCAGTTGTTCAAGCAGTTCACAGTCTACTGTGAAACCTAATGTCGCTGAGAAATCTAAGAATGTAGTTGTTATAAAAG ATGACTTTCCAATTGAACCACGTTTTAAAGAAGGTGTATTAGATGAAATAAATTCTGAAGGTTTTACACCCAAGCAATTTTCATCTTCTAAtacaaaagaaagaaagttcAAAAATATTGTGATAGATATTACAGCAGATACCATACAAGTTCCAGCAGTAGCTGATATTCCATGTGGATCAGAAAGTATTTTTCATTCATCG ataatGCTTGATCAAGAAGCAAGGTTTGACAAATGGGTGAAGAAATTATATACACTTCGACAGAAAGCCATAGCAGATTTAATACACTCAAATATCACTTGA